The window CCGGCTGAAAGGTGAATTTAAAAAAGGAGGGCACAAAGTGGAGACATATGAATTAGTGAATGGTTATCGCCATGATGACAAATTGAAAGAAAGCTTTAATGCGTTAGCGATCAATACATTTGATTTGGATTTTAGTGACTGGTATAAAAGAGGGTACTGGGATGAAAAATATATTCCTTATTCCTTTGTCCATCACGGGAAAGTGATCTCAAACGCTTCCGTCTACCTCATGTCACTGATCATTGATGGCCAAACGTATCGAGCTGTTCAAATTGGCACGGTGATGACGGATCAAGCCTACCGCCATAAAGGATTAGCGACAAAGTTAATGCAGCATATTATGGATACGTACGAAAATGACTATGATATGATTTTTCTTTTTGCCAATGACACTGTACTGGATTTTTATCCAAGATTCGGCTTTACCCGTTACCACGAAAGCGAATTTAGTCTAAATATCGGCAAAAGCGCCATTCAAATGAAAAAGGACATGCGCAAAAAGCAGCTGACGTTGGAACATGACTTGCCATTACTTGAACAGTTCGCAGAAAAACGTCAAACGGGCTCAATGAAATTAGATGCTGAGGACCATGGCAGCTTATTGATGTTTTATTTTACATTCGTTTGGCCGGATGCCATTTTCTATATTGAAGCGTTGGATACCATTGTCCTGATGAATGAAGAAAATGAAACCATACATGTCTTTGATATCATTTCTCTCCAGCCGCAAAATATAGAGGAAGTTGTTGCACATATTGTGAATGAAACGACGGAAAAAGTGATATTCTATTTTACACCTGATACGTCAATTGACGGCTTACATGTGGTTATGGCGCCAAATGACGAGGATGCGCTGTTTATTTATACAAAAAAAGAATGGGTAAAAGACCACTTTATGCTTCCAATCACTGCGCACTGCTAAGTGTATGTAAAAAGGCTGATAATCAGCCTTTTTCTTTATGTGTACATCGGTTGTGAATAAACTTCAGAAGCAGCAGCCTCTGAAGCATGGTCAATGTACTGCAGGAGCCCATATAAACATTTTTCAACATCAGCATCGTTCCGGTTAAATTGATACGCGTGTAAGAAATGCTCAATACGTTTCGAGAGCAAGTCATCTTGCGTACGTACCATAAGAATAAGTAAATTATCCCATTGCGAGCGATGCGTATAATAAAGTGCTTTATCATAATCCGCCACATTCATCAAACCTTCTCCTTTCCCTTGAGAAGTCCTCATTAGTTTGCTCGGAACATATCGACATTTTCAGGGGAAAAGTTGGTGTCCGCATTAATCATGTACCGGGAATTTTAGGCTGAATAAATGCTTCATGTATGAAAAAGGATCGACCAGCAAAACATAAACAAAATATACATGAAAGTGAGATCAATGATATTATGCAGCCGAAATGGTGGATGCCTTTTGCAGCAGGAATGGTTTTGTATGGCATTTTCATGATCTATCCTGCAACAAATGCAGCGATGCAGCCTGAAAATTGGGAAAGACTTGCGTACACAGCGTTGCAAGAGGAATATGAAGGCGCCGCTTTAAACGATTATCAATATATTGGGCGTACACAAGTAAATGAAGATCAGACAAAAGATGTGTTTCGTGTCACCGTGAAGGAAGGTTCAACGCTTTTTGCCGCACATGCAGAAATCTATTTTCACCCGGTGACCGGTCATTTGATTAGTATTAACGTATTCCGGCTATAAAAAAAGCACCTCTAATAAAGAGGTGCTCCAGCGTGTAGACAAACCCTCGCATTCGGTGTCAGTCCTGCATGCCGGTGCTCACGAATGTCAAATTTGCTCCGCGCCAGTACTCGTCCTTCCTAGACTGCAAAGGTTTTCTATCACGCTGAAAAGAAGACAAAGGGTTAAAATAAAGATCATTTTAACCCTTTGTCAACAATATCAGCCCCACTTTATGAAGAGGGCTCATTACGGATCAATTATTTCATGCTTCCTTGAAGGTATGAGCGAATATCCACACCAAGTGAATCGGCTAATCGTTGTCCGTAGTCTTCATCTGCACGATAGAAGTTGCAGATCGCAAGTAATTTTGTTTTGTCATTTACATCTTTCAGGTCAGCTGTTAGGTTTTTGATCAATGCTTGCTTCTCTTCTTCAGAGTAGCTTCGATATTTTTCCCCAGCTTGTTTGAAATCGTTCGGTTTTTCAATTTTTTGTCTCACCATACGGTCACCGTGAAGAACTTGCTCACTTTCTTTGTAGTGAGGATTTTCTTTTGGCTGATCATCGTAACGGTTTGGTTCATAGTTAATATGACCGCTTGGACGAGTCGTTGTCATAAAGCCATCCTGCTGATTATTGTGTACTGGTGCATAAGGACAGTTCACCGGAATGCGCATGTAGTTTGCACCAAGACGATGACGCTGCGTATCAGGATATGAGAACAGACGGCCTTGAAGCAGTTTATCTTCAGATGCTTCGATTCCTGGAACAAGTGCACTTGGCGTGAAAGCAGATTGCTCTGTTTCAGCAAAGAAGTTCTCAGGATTGCGGTTGAGTGTCATGCGTCCTACTTTTTGAAGCGGATAATCTTCCTCGCTCCATGTCTTTGTTGGATCACATGGATCATAGTCAAGGTCATCATAATCGCTAAGCGGCATCAGCTGGACATATAAGTCCCATGCTGGGTAATGGCCATTTTCAATGCGGTCATACAAGTCTCTTGTCGCATGCTGGAAATCATTCGCTTGGATTTCTGCTGCTTCTTCCATAGATAAATTGCGAATACCTTCTGAAGGTCTCCAGTGATATTTCACATATTTTGTTTCTCCATATTTGTTGACCCATCTAAATGTATGCACACCAGAACCGCGCATTTCAGCGTAACTCGCAGGGATTCCTTCATCAGAGAAGAGCCATGTGAGCATATGAGTGGATTCAGGTGTTAAGGTCATAAAATCCCAATAACGGTCAGGATCTTGGATATTGGTTACAGGATCTGGCTTGAGAGAGTGAACCATATCAGGGAATTTCAATGCATCACGTATAAAGAAGATCGGCAAGTTGTTACCAACTAGATCATAGTTACCTTCTTCTGTGTAAAATTTGACAGCAAAGCCGCGCGGGTCGCGCAATGTTTCAGGTGAACCTTTAGGATGAATAACTGTTGAGAAGCGAACAAAAACGTCTGTCTGTTTTCCTTCTTCACTTAAGAAGGCAGCTTTCGTATGTTTCTCCATGCTGTTTTCAACTTCAAACACACCATAAGCGCCGGCGCCTCTTGCATGAACGACACGCTCTGGAATACGTTCACGATCGAAGTGTGCAAGTTTTTCAATCAAATGGTAATCATCAAGAAATGTAGGTCCGCGGTGACCAGCTGTTCTTGAGTTTTGGTTATCGCCAACAGGCACGCCTTGATTCGTTGTCAAATTTTTATGATTTGAATTTGTCATTCTTTTCTCCTCCTGTAAACAAAAAAATGATTTCTAGTAATCTATATACCCTAATTATATTAAATCAAACCTGATAGTCAATATTTATTTATAATAATTTTAAATTAATTATTATTACAAGAAGGTAAAGAAAAAGACGAAAGAATAGAATTCTTTCGCCTAAAGGAGGAGCTCTCTAAGAGCATCTTTGTTTTGAGTTAAATCTTTTAATGTGTATTGATCAAGAACGCGTAAGTAAGCAGTAAGTGCTTCATGAAGTACATGCTTTAATGAACAAATCGGAGAGATGATACAGCTGTTTTTCTTTGAATCAAAGCATTCAACCATGACTAAATCATCCTCAGTATAACGGACAACTTCTCCAATATTAATGCTTTCTGGGCTTTTCCCAAGCCTAATCCCGCCATTTCTTCCACGGATCGTTTCCACATACCCGCGTTTTCCAAGATGATAAATCACCTTTGTCAGATGATTTTTAGAAATGCCATAAACATCGGCGATCTGCTGAATATTTGACAGTTCATTGTTTTCTCTTGATGCTAAATAAATGAGTACTCTTAATGAGAAATCTGTATAATTCGTTAGTTTCATTTTGACGACCTCTAAACCTGATAGAGTTTTGTATCATCGTAACACATTTTAGACAAAAACTGTTCGAGAAAGTGTTAAATGTGACAACATTTAAAACATGTATTATAAATATTGCTTTTATAAGCTGTCATCCATTACGATAAAGATGTATTTAAAATACACCTTTTTGAAAGAAGGAATGACGATGTTATCTAAAGATCAAATGAATGCCATTAAACAATCAGCCCCTCTATTAAAAGCTGAGGGAACCAAACTTGTGACTGTTTTTTATCAAAATATGATTCGGCAGCACCCAGAACTACTCAATCAATTTAATCAAACAAACCTCATGAACGGAAGTCAGCCAGAGGCGCTTGCTGCGACACTATATCAAGCAGCACTGCACATCGATCGATTAGAAGAATTACTTCCTGCGGTCAAACAGATTGCCCATAAGCATGTCAGTGTGATGGTCAAAAAAGAGCAATATCCAATCGTCGGATATCACCTCATTGAAGCGATGAAAGAAGTGTTTGGTTTAACGGAAAAAGATGACACGCTTTTAGCTTGGAAGGCCGCATATGACATTATTGCAAATATTTTTATCACGATTGAAGCAGAAATGATGGAGGAGAATGTAAAGCAAACTGGCGGATGGGCAGATGTGAAGCCGTTTGTGATTAAGAAAAAGGTACAGGAATCTTCATCGCTGATCTCCTTTTACTTAGTACCAGAAGATGAATCAGAGCTGCCAATGTATGAAGCAGGCCAATATGTTACGGTACAGGCAGATATGCCGGGTGAAGCTTATATGTGCAGCAGACAATATAGCTTATCAGATCAGCATCATCCTTCTTATTACCGCATTACAGTAAAGCGTGATGGTCATGTGTCTACATTTTTGCATGATGGAATGGAAGAAGGGGACGTTCTTCAAGTGAGTATGCCACAGGGAATGTTCTGTTTGCAAGAAGACACTAAAGAGCCTGTTTATTTTATTAGTGCTGGTTCTGGTGTCACACCAATGATCGGTTTAATGAAAACAGCAGCGCAAAACAGCCAGCCATTTACAATGATTCATGCAGATCGATTAGAGGATGTAACTGCTTTTGAAAATGAATTTGAACGAGTTCTAGCTGCAGCTTCTCATGGCCGCATCATCTTATGTAATGAACAATTTGCGCAGCCTGGTAAGGGTGAGCTTGTTGAGAAGGCAGCTTCCCGCATTGACCGCCCATTCCTTCAATCAGTGATTGGAGAAGGGAAAGGCCAATTTTATCTATGCGGTTCCCCGGTGTTTACACAGGAGATGATTCATATGCTAAAAGAGCTGGGAATTCCAGAACAGAATATTCATTTCGAGTCATTCGGCGGGCAATCCACGAAAGAAATGGAAGTCGTCTAAACGAATGGCGGAACATCATGTTTTTTTAGGTGCGCTCATATAGTAGGGATAAGTCCGATGAGGAGGGATGGTTTCCTTGAGCGTATCTGAAAAACGTCTTTTACAAAGAGCCATTGATGAAATTACAGAAATTGCAGAAGGATTTGGTCTAGATTTTTATCCGATGAGGTATGAAATCTGTCCCGCGGAAATTATTTATACGTTCGGTGCATACGGAATGCCAACACGATTCAGCCACTGGAGCTTTGGGAAGCAATTTCATAAAATGAAGCTTCATTATGATTTAGGGTTAAGCAAAATTTATGAGCTGGTCATCAATTCAAATCCTTGCTACGCCTTTCTACTTGATAACAACACGCTTGTTCAAAATAAATTAATTGTGGCTCATGTACTGGCACACTGTGATTTCTTCAAAAATAATTGCCGTTTCCAAAACACAAAACGAGACATGGTAGAAAGCATGTCAGCAGCGGCAGAGCGGATCAAAGAATATGAGCATCTTCATGGAACAAAAGAAGTGGAATCCTTTTTAGACGCCGTATTGGCTCTACAGGAGCATATTGATCCGTCTCTTGTTCGTTCAAAACTAAGCTGGAATATGGACGATGAAGAAGAATATGAAGATGATAAACCAAAACGTCAGACGCCGTATGATGATTTGTGGGGAATGGATGAGCCGAAGACGCATGAGAAAAAGAAAATCGTCAAACAATTTCCGCCAAAGCCGGAAAAAGATATTTTACTCTTTATTGAGGCGCACTCCCGGGAGCTAGAGCCGTGGCAGCGGGACGTCCTCACCATGCTGAGGGAGGAAATGCTCTATTTTTGGCCGCAGCTGGAAACAAAGGTTATGAATGAAGGCTGGGCTTCGTATTGGCATCAGCGGATTATGCGTGAGCTTGATTTAGATTCAAGTGAATCGATTGAGTTTGCCAAATTAAATGCAGGCGTGGTGCAGCCATCTAAAACAGGCATCAATCCTTACTATTTAGGTCTGAAGATTTTTGAAGATATCGAAGAGCGCTATGACAACCCATGTGAAGAATTAAAAAAAGCAGGGGTGACAGAAGGATCGGGCCGCAGCAAAATGTTTGAAGTCAGGGAAATTGAATCAGATATTTCCTTTATTCGAAATTACTTAACAAAAGACCTTGTGATGAGAGAAGATTTGTACTTGTTTCAAAAGCAGGGGAGAGACTATAAAGTCATCGATAAAGAATGGAAGGCTGTTCGTGATCAGCTAGTCAGCATGAGGGTCAATGGCGGCTTTCCTTATTTGACCGTGATGGATGGCGACTATTTGAAAAACAATGAACTCTATATAAAACATTGGTATGAAGGCATTGAACTTGATCTGAAATACTTAGAAAAAGTACTCCCTTATTTGCATCAGCTATGGGGAAGAAGTGTGCATATCGAGTCAGTTCTTGAAGGAAAAGAAGTGATGTTTTCATACGATGGAAAAGGGGTTCATAGGAAATATCTCGCATAATGATCAAAAGAAAAGATGTCCTAAAACGGACATCTTCTTTTATGTGACTGGGGCTGGGTTAAATAGGCACAGATCATTATAAATCCCCCAATGATCGGCCCATGTTTCTTTCCTGCCGCTGGCGACATCTAATATATAGTGAAATATATCTGTACCCACTTCCTCAATTGTTGCTTCTCCAGTTGCAATACGGCCTGCATCAAAATCAATAAGATCTGGCCACTGTGTCTGTAAGCTGGTTCTCGTAGACACTTTTACTACGGGTGCAGCTGCTAGACTGTATGGAGTCCCTCTGCCTGTTGTGAAAATTTGCAAATTCATGCCAGAGGCGAGCTGCAGTGTCCCGCAGACAAAATCGCTTGCCGGCGTAGCAGCAAATATTAATCCCTTGGTTGCTGCTTTCTCACCAGGCCCAATCACACCAGATATTGGACTTGTGCCAGATTTGACGATAGAGCCAAGCGCCTTTTCTACGACATTGGATAAACCGCCTTTTTTATTTCCTGGGGAAGGATTTGCACTTCTATCTGCCTGCCCTCTGTTTAAATAATTGTCGTACCAATTCATTTCCCGTATAAGTGCCTGCCTCGTTTTTTCATTAACAGCCCTTGGTGTTAATAGGTGAATGGCATCCCGCACTTCTGTCACTTCTGAAAAAA is drawn from Bacillus pumilus and contains these coding sequences:
- a CDS encoding GNAT family N-acetyltransferase, producing the protein METYELVNGYRHDDKLKESFNALAINTFDLDFSDWYKRGYWDEKYIPYSFVHHGKVISNASVYLMSLIIDGQTYRAVQIGTVMTDQAYRHKGLATKLMQHIMDTYENDYDMIFLFANDTVLDFYPRFGFTRYHESEFSLNIGKSAIQMKKDMRKKQLTLEHDLPLLEQFAEKRQTGSMKLDAEDHGSLLMFYFTFVWPDAIFYIEALDTIVLMNEENETIHVFDIISLQPQNIEEVVAHIVNETTEKVIFYFTPDTSIDGLHVVMAPNDEDALFIYTKKEWVKDHFMLPITAHC
- a CDS encoding Rrf2 family transcriptional regulator; amino-acid sequence: MKLTNYTDFSLRVLIYLASRENNELSNIQQIADVYGISKNHLTKVIYHLGKRGYVETIRGRNGGIRLGKSPESINIGEVVRYTEDDLVMVECFDSKKNSCIISPICSLKHVLHEALTAYLRVLDQYTLKDLTQNKDALRELLL
- a CDS encoding YqzG/YhdC family protein; the encoded protein is MKKDRPAKHKQNIHESEINDIMQPKWWMPFAAGMVLYGIFMIYPATNAAMQPENWERLAYTALQEEYEGAALNDYQYIGRTQVNEDQTKDVFRVTVKEGSTLFAAHAEIYFHPVTGHLISINVFRL
- a CDS encoding YhdB family protein; translation: MNVADYDKALYYTHRSQWDNLLILMVRTQDDLLSKRIEHFLHAYQFNRNDADVEKCLYGLLQYIDHASEAAASEVYSQPMYT
- a CDS encoding SpoVR family protein; the encoded protein is MVSLSVSEKRLLQRAIDEITEIAEGFGLDFYPMRYEICPAEIIYTFGAYGMPTRFSHWSFGKQFHKMKLHYDLGLSKIYELVINSNPCYAFLLDNNTLVQNKLIVAHVLAHCDFFKNNCRFQNTKRDMVESMSAAAERIKEYEHLHGTKEVESFLDAVLALQEHIDPSLVRSKLSWNMDDEEEYEDDKPKRQTPYDDLWGMDEPKTHEKKKIVKQFPPKPEKDILLFIEAHSRELEPWQRDVLTMLREEMLYFWPQLETKVMNEGWASYWHQRIMRELDLDSSESIEFAKLNAGVVQPSKTGINPYYLGLKIFEDIEERYDNPCEELKKAGVTEGSGRSKMFEVREIESDISFIRNYLTKDLVMREDLYLFQKQGRDYKVIDKEWKAVRDQLVSMRVNGGFPYLTVMDGDYLKNNELYIKHWYEGIELDLKYLEKVLPYLHQLWGRSVHIESVLEGKEVMFSYDGKGVHRKYLA
- a CDS encoding catalase; translated protein: MTNSNHKNLTTNQGVPVGDNQNSRTAGHRGPTFLDDYHLIEKLAHFDRERIPERVVHARGAGAYGVFEVENSMEKHTKAAFLSEEGKQTDVFVRFSTVIHPKGSPETLRDPRGFAVKFYTEEGNYDLVGNNLPIFFIRDALKFPDMVHSLKPDPVTNIQDPDRYWDFMTLTPESTHMLTWLFSDEGIPASYAEMRGSGVHTFRWVNKYGETKYVKYHWRPSEGIRNLSMEEAAEIQANDFQHATRDLYDRIENGHYPAWDLYVQLMPLSDYDDLDYDPCDPTKTWSEEDYPLQKVGRMTLNRNPENFFAETEQSAFTPSALVPGIEASEDKLLQGRLFSYPDTQRHRLGANYMRIPVNCPYAPVHNNQQDGFMTTTRPSGHINYEPNRYDDQPKENPHYKESEQVLHGDRMVRQKIEKPNDFKQAGEKYRSYSEEEKQALIKNLTADLKDVNDKTKLLAICNFYRADEDYGQRLADSLGVDIRSYLQGSMK
- a CDS encoding globin domain-containing protein, which encodes MLSKDQMNAIKQSAPLLKAEGTKLVTVFYQNMIRQHPELLNQFNQTNLMNGSQPEALAATLYQAALHIDRLEELLPAVKQIAHKHVSVMVKKEQYPIVGYHLIEAMKEVFGLTEKDDTLLAWKAAYDIIANIFITIEAEMMEENVKQTGGWADVKPFVIKKKVQESSSLISFYLVPEDESELPMYEAGQYVTVQADMPGEAYMCSRQYSLSDQHHPSYYRITVKRDGHVSTFLHDGMEEGDVLQVSMPQGMFCLQEDTKEPVYFISAGSGVTPMIGLMKTAAQNSQPFTMIHADRLEDVTAFENEFERVLAAASHGRIILCNEQFAQPGKGELVEKAASRIDRPFLQSVIGEGKGQFYLCGSPVFTQEMIHMLKELGIPEQNIHFESFGGQSTKEMEVV